The following coding sequences are from one Musa acuminata AAA Group cultivar baxijiao chromosome BXJ2-4, Cavendish_Baxijiao_AAA, whole genome shotgun sequence window:
- the LOC103973019 gene encoding WAT1-related protein At5g47470-like, translated as MMLGMKKTSPAIASAMSNLAPGLIFIVAVCLSHVAASIVSVPCRLEKFEVEYWYSRAKVGETFVCFSGSVAMSCFRSNSNSPNLKSKEPKLLMKHLDKDTYSDWILGCFYLLAAVVLQLQGGAMVGVCIALQMWCLNRKGPPLVAIFSPIQTLCAASYSFSHPLRADHKFRKVGSGIQF; from the exons ATGATGCTGGGAATGAAGAAGACCTCTCCGGCCATTGCTTCTGCAATGTCTAATCTCGCTCCTGGCCTCATCTTCATCGTTGCAGTCTGCCTCAG TCATGTTGCTGCATCAATAGTTTCAGTGCCTTGCAGGTTGGAGAAGTTTGAAGTAGAATACTGGTACAGTAGAGCCAAAGTTGGGGAAACATTTGTATGCTTTAGTGGTTCTGTAGCAATGAGCTGCTTCCGCAGCAATTCCAATTCTCCCAACTTAAAAAGCAAGGAGCCAAAATTATTGATGAAGCACTTGGACAAGGACACCTACAGCGATTGGATCTTAGGCTGCTTCTATCTCTTAGCAGCAGTAGTTTTGCAATTGCAG GGAGGAGCAATGGTTGGTGTGTGCATAGCATTGCAGATGTGGTGTCTGAACAGAAAAGGCCCTCCTCTTGTTGCCATCTTTAGCCCCATCCAAACACTCTGTGCAGCTAGCTATTCTTTCAGCCATCCTCTCCGGGCAGATCATAAGTTTAGGAAGGTAGGAAGTGGCATCCAATTCTGA